From Bosea sp. NBC_00550, the proteins below share one genomic window:
- a CDS encoding transporter substrate-binding domain-containing protein: MFQNLIKIAAGLGVAACVLLPATGASAQGKLKEVLSRGKLVVGTGSTNPPWHFRNEKGELVGFDIEIAKIIAQGLFDDPNKIEFVNQASDARIPNIATGKVDIACQFVTVTAARAQQVAFTVPYYREGVSLMMVAGGPFADYAALKAAGSKVTISVLQNVFAEKMVRDALPDAKVDQFESVDLMYQALNSGRAQAAATDSSSLRYYMKQNPNRYVDSGYSWNPQTYSCIVKQGDPDWLNFVNVALRESMTGTTFPIYKAAYERWFGETPPEPKIGFPQEFR; the protein is encoded by the coding sequence ATGTTTCAGAATCTCATCAAGATCGCCGCAGGGCTCGGAGTCGCCGCCTGCGTGCTCCTGCCCGCCACCGGTGCCTCGGCACAGGGCAAGCTCAAGGAGGTGCTGAGCCGCGGCAAGCTCGTCGTGGGCACGGGCAGCACCAACCCGCCCTGGCATTTCCGCAACGAGAAGGGCGAGCTGGTCGGCTTCGACATCGAGATCGCCAAGATCATCGCACAGGGCCTGTTCGACGATCCCAACAAGATCGAGTTCGTCAATCAGGCATCGGACGCTCGCATCCCGAACATCGCCACCGGCAAGGTCGATATCGCCTGCCAGTTCGTGACCGTGACCGCCGCGCGCGCCCAGCAGGTCGCCTTCACGGTGCCGTACTATCGCGAGGGCGTCAGCCTGATGATGGTCGCCGGCGGCCCCTTTGCCGATTATGCGGCGCTGAAGGCGGCCGGCAGCAAGGTCACGATCTCCGTGCTGCAGAATGTGTTCGCAGAGAAGATGGTCAGGGATGCATTGCCCGACGCCAAGGTCGACCAGTTCGAGAGCGTCGACCTGATGTACCAGGCGCTGAACTCGGGCCGCGCCCAGGCTGCGGCGACGGATTCCTCTTCGCTGCGGTACTATATGAAGCAGAACCCCAACCGCTATGTGGATTCCGGTTACAGCTGGAACCCGCAGACCTATTCCTGCATCGTGAAGCAGGGCGATCCGGACTGGCTCAACTTCGTCAACGTGGCGCTCCGCGAGTCGATGACCGGTACGACTTTCCCGATCTACAAGGCGGCCTATGAGCGCTGGTTCGGCGAGACGCCGCCCGAGCCCAAGATCGGCTTCCCGCAGGAGTTCCGCTGA
- a CDS encoding M81 family metallopeptidase produces the protein MPQPRRILLGSLFHETHSFVDEVTGLADFTIRTGEELLRRRGDGSTVDGFLEVAEAEGWQVVPTVDYTALPAGTVDHAVFERFLSEFDAGLKAALSSGGLDGIWLALHGAMVTTACPDPEGALLARIRSVPDCETLPVFGVFDLHANFTAAMAQHANALVAYRENPHTDARESAVRSARLLAQALKEGVLPRMLSCNAPVMWPPTGTGTADRPMRDLEALARLIEQQNPAILVANVIGGYSFSDVAEAGVAFSVAFTGSEAEARDALAQLTETAVALRDHGLPAEWDIDDAVAEILRSPGGPYLVVEPADNIGGGAPGDGTSVLRAFLRHRVENCAVAIADPAAVATMTGAKPGETRKLSIGGKGSAVAEGPVEIEARFVSASDGEFALEDLNSHLAASQGSRFSMGLSVVVEARGVTILLTSRKTPPFDLGQFRSQGIHPEMLKAIGVKAAVAHRRAYDKIAKGSFTVTTPGPCTSKIAGLPYTRLRGPVFPIHADAPHR, from the coding sequence ATGCCGCAGCCTCGCCGGATCCTGCTGGGGTCCCTCTTCCACGAGACGCATAGCTTCGTCGACGAGGTTACCGGGCTGGCCGATTTCACCATCCGCACCGGCGAGGAACTGTTGCGCCGGCGCGGCGACGGCTCGACGGTCGACGGCTTCCTCGAAGTGGCCGAAGCCGAGGGGTGGCAGGTCGTGCCGACGGTTGACTACACGGCGCTGCCGGCCGGAACCGTCGATCACGCCGTCTTCGAGCGCTTCCTGTCGGAATTCGATGCCGGGCTGAAGGCAGCGCTCAGCTCCGGAGGCCTCGATGGCATCTGGCTCGCGCTGCACGGTGCTATGGTCACGACCGCCTGCCCCGATCCCGAAGGCGCGCTGCTCGCCCGTATCCGCTCCGTGCCGGACTGCGAGACCCTGCCGGTCTTCGGCGTCTTCGACCTGCATGCCAATTTCACCGCGGCGATGGCACAGCATGCCAACGCCCTCGTCGCCTACCGCGAGAACCCACATACGGACGCTCGCGAATCCGCCGTGCGTTCGGCCCGTCTGCTGGCGCAGGCCCTGAAGGAGGGCGTCCTGCCGCGCATGCTCTCCTGCAACGCGCCCGTGATGTGGCCTCCGACCGGCACCGGAACCGCCGACCGGCCCATGCGCGACCTGGAGGCGCTGGCCCGGCTGATCGAGCAGCAGAACCCGGCGATCCTGGTCGCCAATGTCATCGGCGGCTATTCCTTCTCCGATGTGGCCGAGGCCGGCGTCGCCTTCTCAGTCGCCTTCACCGGCTCGGAAGCGGAAGCGCGGGACGCTCTCGCCCAACTGACCGAGACGGCCGTCGCCTTGCGCGATCACGGCCTGCCGGCGGAATGGGACATCGACGACGCGGTCGCGGAGATCCTGCGGTCTCCGGGCGGCCCGTATCTCGTGGTCGAGCCGGCCGACAATATCGGCGGCGGCGCGCCGGGAGACGGCACCTCGGTGCTGCGGGCCTTCCTGCGCCACCGTGTCGAGAATTGCGCGGTCGCCATCGCCGATCCGGCGGCCGTCGCGACCATGACCGGCGCGAAACCCGGAGAAACCCGCAAGCTCTCGATCGGCGGCAAGGGCAGCGCCGTTGCCGAAGGGCCGGTCGAGATCGAGGCCCGCTTCGTCAGCGCCAGCGACGGGGAATTCGCGCTGGAGGACCTGAATAGCCACCTCGCCGCCTCGCAGGGCTCGCGCTTCAGCATGGGGCTGAGCGTGGTGGTCGAGGCCCGCGGCGTCACCATCCTGCTGACCAGCCGCAAGACCCCGCCTTTCGACCTCGGCCAGTTCCGCTCGCAGGGCATCCATCCCGAGATGCTGAAGGCGATCGGCGTCAAGGCGGCGGTGGCGCATCGGCGAGCCTACGACAAGATCGCCAAGGGCAGCTTCACGGTGACGACGCCCGGCCCCTGCACCAGCAAGATCGCCGGGTTGCCCTATACGCGTTTGCGCGGGCCGGTCTTTCCGATCCACGCTGACGCGCCGCATCGATAG
- a CDS encoding M81 family metallopeptidase produces MRVFTASLATETNTFAPLFVDRSAFEGAFYCPPGTHPETPTLCSAPIVAARRRAASEGYELIEGTATWAEPAGLVSQEGYESLRDEILGQLVAALPVDIVLLGLHGAMGARGYDDCEGDLIARVRALAGPDCVVGAELDMHCHLTAQMVEGADIIVAFKEFPHTDFLARAEDLLELCLRTARKQVRPASAVFDCRGLAAFMTSREPGRSFVDRIMALEGRDGILSISVAHGFQAADVADVGTKVLVITDGDEAKAAALARELGLEILRWGNGASPKHYKPEEGIAAALELAQPGKPVVLADRWDNPGGGVAGDSSVMVEALLRHPDVPAAIGALWDPVAVGLCRAAGVGTEIPLRFAGKAAPSSGKPIDATVQVIGTTEDLLIPFAQSWVSLGPAAAIRVGLLDIVLASTRAQTFSPPVFTDLGVDLAAKKLVVVKSSNHFHAAFAPIAASVLYLDSGGPYPPDASKIPYTKVRRPFSPLDPNPWL; encoded by the coding sequence ATGCGCGTCTTCACTGCGTCGCTGGCGACGGAAACCAACACCTTCGCGCCGCTCTTCGTCGATCGCAGCGCCTTCGAGGGAGCCTTTTATTGCCCACCGGGAACCCACCCGGAAACGCCGACCCTGTGCTCGGCGCCGATCGTCGCGGCGCGGCGTCGCGCCGCCAGCGAAGGCTACGAGCTGATCGAGGGAACCGCGACCTGGGCCGAGCCGGCTGGGCTTGTCTCGCAGGAGGGCTATGAAAGCCTGCGCGACGAAATCCTCGGGCAGCTCGTGGCGGCACTGCCGGTCGACATCGTCCTGCTCGGCCTGCACGGCGCGATGGGGGCGCGCGGCTATGACGATTGCGAGGGTGACCTGATCGCGCGGGTGAGGGCGCTCGCCGGGCCGGATTGCGTGGTCGGAGCCGAGCTCGACATGCATTGCCATCTCACCGCGCAGATGGTCGAGGGTGCCGACATCATCGTCGCCTTCAAGGAGTTCCCGCACACGGACTTTCTCGCGCGGGCCGAGGACCTGCTGGAACTCTGCCTCCGGACGGCGCGCAAGCAGGTCAGGCCCGCCAGCGCAGTGTTCGACTGCCGCGGGCTCGCCGCCTTCATGACCAGCCGGGAGCCCGGCCGCAGCTTCGTCGACCGGATCATGGCGCTGGAAGGGAGGGACGGCATCCTGTCGATTTCGGTCGCGCATGGTTTTCAGGCCGCGGACGTCGCCGATGTCGGGACGAAGGTGCTGGTCATTACCGATGGCGACGAAGCGAAGGCGGCGGCGCTCGCCAGGGAACTCGGTCTCGAAATCCTGCGCTGGGGGAACGGCGCCTCGCCGAAGCACTACAAGCCGGAGGAGGGCATCGCGGCGGCGCTCGAACTGGCGCAGCCGGGAAAACCCGTGGTCCTGGCCGATCGCTGGGACAATCCGGGCGGCGGCGTGGCCGGCGATTCCTCGGTGATGGTCGAGGCGCTGCTGCGGCACCCGGACGTGCCCGCCGCGATAGGGGCGCTATGGGACCCCGTCGCGGTCGGCCTCTGCAGAGCCGCCGGCGTCGGGACCGAAATCCCGTTGCGGTTCGCCGGAAAGGCGGCGCCGTCCTCCGGCAAGCCGATCGATGCGACGGTCCAGGTCATCGGGACGACCGAAGACCTGCTGATCCCGTTCGCGCAGAGCTGGGTCTCGCTCGGCCCGGCCGCCGCGATCCGGGTCGGCCTGCTCGACATCGTGCTCGCCTCGACACGGGCGCAGACCTTCAGCCCGCCCGTCTTCACCGATCTCGGCGTCGATCTTGCCGCCAAGAAGCTGGTCGTGGTGAAGTCCTCGAACCACTTCCACGCCGCCTTCGCGCCGATCGCAGCGAGCGTGCTCTATCTCGACAGCGGCGGGCCTTATCCGCCGGATGCGAGCAAGATCCCCTATACCAAGGTCAGGCGCCCCTTCTCTCCGCTGGATCCGAACCCATGGCTGTAA
- a CDS encoding alanine racemase: MAVTASAAALPRLSLGEIGDQHLDDLMKGLPPGAKLRLGDSWSVLGGDMPMPLAVIRESVLQANSAWMSAFAGANDLLIAPHGKTTMAPQLFDLQIADGAWAITVATMQQLAVARHFGVKRVILANQPVGPQEIAACFVALREPGFELYCLADSVAGVGLLAEAAKEHADANPLRIFVEIGFMGGRTGARTREEALAVARAVAGAPGLRLAGFECVEGLHSDTANADRLLGEVVAVATAAEGEGLLGPEPIVLSAGGTSLFDRVGEAFNAASFSRPIVKVLRSGCYLTHDSTVYSAAFRRITLETSLKLPPGGLEPALEVWAYVQSRPERGRSLLTVGKRDISFDSGMPVPLRWYRPGGAMARPEPMPAGHNVLALNDQHCHLGTPEESPLQVGDMVAFGIGHPCTTFDKWALLMLVDDDWRVTGAIRTFF, from the coding sequence ATGGCTGTAACCGCTTCTGCCGCCGCCCTGCCGCGCCTGTCGTTGGGCGAAATCGGGGACCAGCACCTCGACGATCTGATGAAGGGACTGCCGCCGGGCGCGAAGCTGCGGCTTGGCGATAGCTGGAGCGTTCTCGGCGGCGACATGCCGATGCCGCTCGCGGTGATCCGCGAGAGCGTCCTGCAGGCCAATAGCGCCTGGATGAGCGCTTTCGCCGGCGCCAACGATTTGCTGATCGCGCCGCATGGCAAGACGACGATGGCGCCGCAGCTCTTCGACCTGCAGATCGCCGACGGTGCCTGGGCGATCACCGTGGCGACGATGCAGCAGCTTGCCGTTGCCCGGCATTTCGGCGTGAAACGCGTCATCCTCGCCAACCAGCCGGTCGGCCCGCAAGAGATCGCGGCCTGTTTCGTCGCGCTGCGGGAACCTGGCTTCGAACTTTACTGCCTCGCCGACAGCGTCGCCGGGGTCGGGTTGCTCGCCGAGGCCGCGAAGGAGCATGCGGACGCCAACCCCCTGCGCATCTTCGTCGAGATCGGTTTCATGGGCGGGCGCACCGGCGCGCGGACCCGTGAGGAGGCACTGGCCGTGGCGCGCGCCGTCGCAGGCGCGCCGGGCTTGCGGCTCGCCGGCTTCGAATGTGTCGAGGGCCTGCACAGCGACACCGCCAATGCCGACAGGCTGCTCGGCGAAGTGGTCGCGGTTGCGACGGCTGCCGAGGGCGAGGGGCTCTTGGGGCCGGAACCGATAGTGCTCTCGGCCGGCGGGACCTCGCTGTTCGACCGGGTCGGCGAGGCGTTCAATGCGGCTTCGTTCAGCCGGCCGATCGTCAAGGTGCTGCGCTCGGGCTGTTATCTGACCCATGACTCCACCGTCTATTCTGCGGCGTTCCGGCGGATCACGCTGGAGACCAGCCTGAAACTGCCGCCGGGCGGACTTGAGCCGGCTTTGGAGGTCTGGGCCTATGTCCAGTCGCGGCCGGAGCGCGGGCGCAGCCTGCTCACTGTCGGCAAGCGCGACATCAGCTTCGATTCCGGGATGCCGGTGCCCTTGCGCTGGTACCGGCCGGGCGGGGCGATGGCGCGGCCGGAGCCGATGCCGGCCGGGCATAATGTGCTGGCGCTCAACGACCAGCACTGCCATCTCGGCACGCCGGAGGAGAGCCCGCTGCAGGTCGGCGACATGGTCGCCTTCGGCATCGGCCATCCCTGCACGACCTTCGACAAATGGGCGCTGCTGATGCTGGTCGACGACGACTGGCGCGTGACCGGCGCCATCCGGACCTTCTTCTGA
- a CDS encoding ABC transporter substrate-binding protein has product MTAPSFLGVDGEGEHAPSRRSLLQLLTAGGAAFATPAFWSALAHGQTPAAGGTLTIGADADPIGLDPVTVNAFSSYDFTSLLYTGLLRWNAQMKVEPDLATGYQQPDPKTYVFKLRQGVKFHNGKGFSAEDVKHTFDRIMNPATGSRLRALYSSIESVTVVDPLTVRFQLNATDAAFLSNLASNPNGAIVPAGVDNLVTQPVGTGPFAFEAYQPNQQFSLTRFGDYYEKGEPHLAKVVFKFYKDQATLTSALRSRAIDMTWVKDPKVATAISRASPNFVSAPGQTSRTFPIWLNMKAKPLNDVKVRRALSLATDRKACLDTVLGGSGKVGAMIPESHVGGYDGTGELPYYKHDPAAAKALLAEAGYPGGIDLGDYIVVAANPLDVACAQILQQQWQAAGITVKLVPMETAPLLAKWASGDWPTLLSVALSWTPDPDGVFQYITSTSGYGRAMGSNDPDLDKMIAEARAELDTGKRAAKNLDIQRRIADNAYVIQVYQYPLRWEIWWNYVQGYVPLAANIRSFVRTTWLKK; this is encoded by the coding sequence GTGACCGCACCGTCATTCCTCGGGGTCGATGGCGAAGGCGAGCACGCGCCGTCGCGACGCAGTCTGCTGCAGCTGTTGACGGCCGGTGGCGCGGCCTTTGCCACGCCCGCCTTCTGGAGCGCGTTGGCGCACGGCCAGACCCCGGCCGCGGGCGGCACGCTGACGATCGGCGCCGATGCCGATCCGATCGGGCTCGACCCGGTCACGGTCAACGCCTTCTCGTCCTACGACTTCACCAGTCTGCTCTATACCGGCCTGCTGCGCTGGAACGCTCAGATGAAGGTCGAGCCCGATCTGGCGACGGGCTATCAGCAGCCAGATCCAAAGACTTACGTCTTCAAGCTCAGGCAGGGAGTGAAGTTCCATAACGGCAAGGGCTTCAGCGCCGAGGACGTGAAGCACACCTTCGACCGGATCATGAACCCGGCCACAGGCAGCCGCCTGCGCGCTTTGTATTCCAGCATCGAATCGGTGACGGTCGTAGATCCCTTGACGGTCAGGTTTCAGCTCAACGCGACCGATGCGGCCTTCCTCAGCAATCTCGCCAGCAACCCCAATGGCGCGATCGTCCCGGCCGGGGTAGACAACCTCGTCACCCAGCCGGTCGGCACCGGGCCCTTCGCTTTCGAGGCCTATCAGCCGAACCAGCAATTCTCGCTGACGCGCTTCGGCGACTATTACGAGAAGGGCGAGCCCCATCTCGCGAAGGTGGTGTTCAAGTTCTACAAGGACCAGGCGACGCTGACCTCAGCGCTGCGCTCCCGCGCCATTGACATGACCTGGGTGAAGGACCCGAAGGTGGCGACCGCCATCTCGCGCGCTTCGCCGAATTTCGTCTCTGCGCCGGGGCAGACATCGCGCACCTTCCCGATCTGGCTGAACATGAAGGCCAAGCCCCTGAACGACGTGAAGGTGCGGCGCGCGCTCAGCCTGGCAACGGACCGCAAGGCCTGCCTCGACACCGTGCTCGGCGGCTCCGGCAAGGTCGGGGCGATGATCCCGGAAAGCCACGTCGGCGGCTATGACGGTACGGGCGAATTGCCGTACTACAAGCACGATCCGGCTGCTGCGAAGGCGCTTCTCGCCGAAGCCGGCTATCCCGGTGGCATCGATCTCGGCGACTATATCGTCGTCGCCGCCAATCCGCTCGACGTCGCCTGCGCCCAGATCCTGCAGCAGCAATGGCAGGCGGCCGGGATCACCGTGAAGCTGGTGCCGATGGAGACCGCGCCGCTCCTCGCCAAATGGGCGAGCGGCGACTGGCCGACTCTGCTTTCCGTCGCGCTGTCCTGGACGCCCGATCCCGACGGGGTGTTCCAGTACATCACCTCGACCAGCGGCTACGGCAGGGCGATGGGCTCGAACGATCCCGACCTCGACAAGATGATCGCCGAGGCGCGGGCCGAACTCGACACGGGCAAGCGCGCAGCGAAGAATCTCGATATCCAGCGGCGCATCGCCGACAACGCTTATGTCATCCAGGTCTACCAATACCCGCTGCGTTGGGAGATCTGGTGGAACTATGTCCAGGGCTATGTGCCGCTGGCGGCGAACATCCGCTCCTTCGTGCGCACGACATGGCTGAAGAAGTAG
- a CDS encoding ABC transporter permease, which yields MTRFVLGRLAWMAAILLGVSFVAFMLMRAIPGDFAIAAAGSQSVAPDVLATIRRDLGLEQPLMTQYLSWLGAALTGDLGISFVTRRPVLGELLDRLAVTFQLTLIAAIMAVVMGIATGLAAARLRGAVDWLVRLWNGLMLAVPNYVVATLIVLLFGLYFPEITVLGYTPFLENPLANLCSMLLPAFALALAVSVTIAENTRAAVLEVANQDFVMVARAKGLRPGAILRDYLMRNALTPVITAAGLKIAALLGGSILVETIFAIPGMGQYLFDSINSRDYPVIQAIVLVAAGIVVLVNTMIDIAYARVDARVQM from the coding sequence ATGACGCGTTTCGTCCTCGGGCGCCTTGCCTGGATGGCGGCGATCCTGCTCGGCGTCTCCTTCGTCGCCTTCATGCTGATGCGCGCGATTCCGGGCGATTTTGCCATCGCGGCGGCCGGTTCGCAGAGCGTGGCGCCGGATGTACTGGCGACGATCCGCCGCGATCTCGGGCTCGAGCAGCCCTTGATGACGCAATATCTGTCATGGCTCGGGGCTGCGCTCACCGGCGATCTTGGCATTTCCTTCGTGACGCGCCGGCCGGTGCTGGGCGAGCTGCTCGATCGGCTCGCCGTTACCTTCCAGCTCACGTTGATCGCCGCCATCATGGCCGTCGTGATGGGCATCGCCACAGGGCTGGCCGCGGCGCGGCTGCGCGGCGCGGTCGATTGGCTGGTCCGGCTCTGGAACGGGCTGATGCTGGCGGTGCCGAACTATGTCGTCGCGACGCTGATCGTGCTGCTCTTCGGCCTCTACTTCCCCGAGATCACGGTGCTCGGCTACACGCCCTTTCTCGAAAACCCGCTCGCCAATCTCTGCAGCATGCTGCTGCCTGCCTTCGCGCTGGCGCTCGCCGTCTCGGTGACCATCGCCGAGAACACGCGCGCCGCCGTGCTCGAGGTCGCCAATCAGGACTTCGTCATGGTCGCCCGCGCCAAGGGGCTGAGACCCGGCGCGATCCTGCGCGATTACCTGATGCGCAACGCGCTGACGCCTGTGATCACCGCCGCGGGCCTCAAGATCGCGGCGCTGCTCGGCGGCAGCATCCTGGTCGAGACCATCTTCGCCATTCCTGGCATGGGGCAGTACCTCTTCGATTCCATCAACAGCCGCGACTACCCGGTTATCCAGGCGATCGTGCTGGTCGCAGCCGGCATCGTCGTGCTGGTCAACACCATGATCGACATCGCCTATGCGCGGGTCGATGCGCGGGTGCAGATGTGA
- a CDS encoding ABC transporter permease: MSGAVQENMPAAAAAPPSERKAAGITQGWLLLGLGLAMLGAMLIVTVFAPLVAPYAPSATSPDSLAPASAAHWLGTDSIGRDVLSRLIVGGRTTLLITVTAVFIALVAGLILGLAAGYLGGFVDEIVMRLLDVVFAFPVLLLAIAVVAALGPTVPNLILTIAIVYTPAMARVVRAPVLSVKQWDHVEAARSVGMSEIRLVLRHILPIVVSPILVATSLTLSQTIFTVTALSFLGLGPPPPDPNWGGMLSEARQFMELAPLTVIGPAAAIVFATLTFIIIANGLREVLDVGSVR, from the coding sequence GTGAGCGGCGCCGTGCAGGAGAACATGCCGGCTGCCGCGGCGGCCCCTCCGAGCGAACGCAAGGCGGCCGGGATCACACAGGGCTGGCTGCTGCTCGGCCTGGGGCTGGCCATGCTGGGGGCGATGCTGATCGTCACCGTCTTCGCGCCGCTGGTCGCGCCCTATGCTCCCTCCGCGACCTCGCCGGATTCGCTCGCTCCGGCGAGCGCCGCCCACTGGCTCGGCACGGATTCGATCGGGCGCGACGTCCTGAGCCGCCTGATCGTCGGCGGCCGCACGACGCTGCTGATCACGGTGACGGCGGTGTTCATCGCGCTGGTGGCAGGGCTGATCCTGGGGCTCGCTGCCGGCTATCTCGGCGGGTTCGTCGACGAGATCGTCATGCGGCTGCTCGATGTCGTCTTCGCCTTTCCGGTGCTGCTTCTGGCAATCGCTGTCGTCGCCGCACTCGGGCCAACGGTGCCGAACCTGATCCTGACCATAGCCATCGTCTACACGCCGGCGATGGCGCGGGTGGTGCGGGCGCCGGTGCTCAGCGTCAAGCAATGGGACCATGTCGAGGCGGCGCGCAGCGTCGGCATGAGCGAGATAAGGCTGGTGCTGCGCCATATCCTGCCCATCGTGGTCTCGCCCATCCTCGTCGCGACGAGCCTGACCTTGTCGCAGACGATCTTCACGGTGACGGCGCTCTCCTTCCTGGGGCTCGGCCCGCCGCCTCCCGATCCGAACTGGGGCGGCATGCTCTCGGAAGCGCGGCAGTTCATGGAGCTGGCGCCGCTGACGGTGATCGGCCCGGCCGCCGCGATCGTCTTCGCGACGCTGACCTTCATCATCATCGCCAACGGCCTGCGTGAAGTGCTCGACGTGGGGAGCGTGCGATGA
- a CDS encoding ABC transporter ATP-binding protein — protein sequence MKGPLLRVRDLTATVTTRREIIQAVRGISFDINADEAVGFVGESGCGKSVTAKALMRLAPEGASIGLGGSVAFWGQELLGLGEEEMRDLRGRRIAMVFQDPMTSLNPVMSIGAQMGDMLRRHLGLSGKAARERSVELLDLVGIPDPAGRIEDFPHQFSGGQRQRVLIAIAISCEPDLLIADEPTTALDVTVQAQILRLLLRLREERGMALMLITHDFGVVAGMVDRVNVMYRGEIVEAGPVDEIFAAPQHAYTRALLDAVPRLQDARAVR from the coding sequence ATGAAAGGGCCGCTTCTCCGGGTGCGCGACCTGACCGCGACGGTAACGACACGGCGCGAGATCATACAGGCCGTGCGCGGCATCTCCTTCGACATCAACGCCGACGAGGCGGTCGGCTTCGTCGGCGAATCTGGCTGCGGCAAGAGCGTCACCGCCAAGGCCCTGATGCGGCTGGCACCCGAGGGTGCCTCGATCGGGCTCGGCGGCTCGGTCGCGTTCTGGGGGCAGGAGCTTCTCGGGCTGGGCGAGGAGGAGATGCGCGATTTGCGCGGCCGGCGCATCGCCATGGTCTTCCAGGACCCTATGACCTCGCTCAACCCGGTGATGAGCATCGGCGCGCAGATGGGCGACATGCTGCGCCGCCATCTCGGCTTGTCGGGCAAGGCAGCGCGCGAGCGCAGCGTCGAACTGCTCGATCTCGTCGGCATTCCCGATCCGGCTGGTCGCATCGAGGATTTTCCGCATCAGTTCTCGGGCGGACAGCGCCAGCGCGTGCTGATCGCCATCGCGATCTCCTGCGAGCCGGACTTGCTGATCGCCGACGAGCCGACCACGGCGCTCGACGTCACCGTGCAGGCGCAGATCCTGCGGCTCTTGCTGCGCCTCAGGGAAGAGCGCGGCATGGCGCTCATGCTGATCACCCATGATTTCGGGGTCGTTGCGGGCATGGTCGACCGCGTCAACGTGATGTACCGCGGCGAGATCGTCGAGGCCGGACCGGTGGACGAGATCTTTGCAGCGCCGCAGCACGCCTATACCCGGGCTCTGCTCGATGCCGTGCCGCGCCTGCAGGATGCGAGGGCGGTCCGATGA
- a CDS encoding ABC transporter ATP-binding protein translates to MTAAPGLRDLTGELSIEPVLQVRDLSVQFPGRRGAAPVTAVERLSFDIAPGQTLGLVGQSGSGKTTAGRAILQLQKASGGSVRLLGQELTTMRAGELRRMRRHMQFVLQNPYSSLHPRMTIGQILSEPLQVHRSVPANQMRARVAELLELVNLDPAMVRRYPHEFSGGQRQRVVIARALAVNPDFVVCDEPVSALDVRTQAQIVALLQSLQEKLGLSYLFIAHDLAIVREMAHRVAVMFRGRIVEMGSARQVYDSPAHPYTRLLLDAVPVPDPALQRERLRRVPPDLRFLEGNGGGCVHGVDHSRAGTPEWHEVSEGHGVSCRYWPAARAQAVA, encoded by the coding sequence ATGACCGCGGCACCCGGGCTTCGCGACCTGACTGGGGAGCTCTCGATCGAGCCCGTGCTGCAAGTCCGCGACCTCTCTGTGCAGTTTCCGGGACGGCGCGGCGCGGCGCCGGTCACCGCCGTGGAGCGCCTCTCCTTCGATATCGCGCCGGGGCAGACGCTCGGTCTCGTCGGCCAGTCCGGCTCAGGCAAGACGACGGCAGGCCGCGCCATCCTGCAACTCCAGAAGGCGAGCGGGGGCTCGGTCAGGCTGCTCGGGCAGGAGTTGACCACGATGCGCGCCGGCGAACTGCGCCGGATGCGCCGGCACATGCAGTTCGTCCTGCAGAACCCCTATTCGAGCCTGCATCCGCGCATGACCATCGGCCAGATCCTGAGCGAGCCCCTGCAGGTCCACCGCAGCGTACCGGCGAACCAGATGCGCGCGCGGGTCGCGGAGCTGCTGGAACTGGTGAACCTCGATCCGGCGATGGTGCGGCGCTATCCGCACGAATTCTCCGGCGGGCAGCGGCAGCGTGTCGTCATCGCGCGGGCGCTGGCGGTCAATCCGGATTTCGTCGTCTGCGACGAGCCGGTCTCGGCACTCGACGTGCGCACGCAGGCGCAGATCGTCGCGCTCCTGCAATCGCTGCAGGAGAAGCTGGGGCTGTCCTATCTCTTCATCGCGCACGACCTCGCCATCGTCAGGGAGATGGCGCATCGGGTCGCCGTGATGTTCCGTGGCCGCATCGTCGAGATGGGTAGTGCGCGCCAAGTGTATGACAGCCCGGCTCATCCCTATACGCGATTGCTGCTCGACGCCGTGCCGGTGCCCGATCCTGCCCTTCAGCGCGAGCGTCTGAGGCGGGTCCCGCCGGATCTGCGCTTCCTCGAAGGCAATGGTGGTGGCTGCGTCCACGGGGTCGATCACAGTCGCGCCGGCACGCCCGAATGGCACGAGGTCTCGGAAGGGCATGGCGTCTCCTGCCGCTACTGGCCGGCGGCGAGAGCGCAGGCTGTTGCCTGA